The sequence below is a genomic window from Salicibibacter cibarius.
ACACCAAAGACCATTCATCCGAACACTAAGCCCTGAACCTTCAAACACAAAAACCAACCACCAGCTCCTAAAAGCATGGCGAGAGAAAGTGGAAAAGAATATCTTAACAGCAGAGCCACAATTAAAATTAACACGGCTGTTGCCGGAAATCCCCATAATACACCCATGGCAAACTTACTGATTTCCTCAGCGCTATTCCCTTGAAAAGAAAGCCAAATTAAACTTAGTAAACTTACGAGAGGCAGTGCCGCAATAATACCACCAATTGTTGGAAATCGGTGTGCAATTTCAGTAATAACACCAATGATTAGAGCAGATATAAGGATTTTTACTGCGGTGAACAAGCTTTCGCCTCCCAGCTTAAGATCGCAAAGGCGTTTTTGATCGTGTCTGCCTCTTCTTTTGTCAAACTATTAAGAATGTTCGCTAGCTTTTCTTCATTAAGCTGTGTATTGCGAGACAAGATTTTTTTGCCATCTTCAGTTATTACAACGTGAACTCTCCGTTCGTCCTCTGTACTTCTTATTTTGGCAACCCAGCTCTTTTGAATGAGGCGTTTCACATGCTCAGAAGC
It includes:
- a CDS encoding DUF3147 family protein; its protein translation is MFTAVKILISALIIGVITEIAHRFPTIGGIIAALPLVSLLSLIWLSFQGNSAEEISKFAMGVLWGFPATAVLILIVALLLRYSFPLSLAMLLGAGGWFLCLKVQGLVFG
- a CDS encoding MarR family winged helix-turn-helix transcriptional regulator, producing the protein MNQSLSEAINRNWTEIYYHLHYEHQEPITHQAIRMLQYLDFNGKATVGELSNFLSVSHNTASEHVKRLIQKSWVAKIRSTEDERRVHVVITEDGKKILSRNTQLNEEKLANILNSLTKEEADTIKNAFAILSWEAKACSPQ